In Leptodesmis sichuanensis A121, the following are encoded in one genomic region:
- a CDS encoding ABC transporter ATP-binding protein, with translation MLKVDHLTKTYNQRKALDDLSFSVPAGQIYGLLGPNGSGKTTTINIICNLLKADRGSVLINQQPPSPKTKSWIGVAPQETLVYRYLTCAENLSFFASLYGVRGKRKVARIQACLEAVGLADRTDSVAETLSGGMQRRLSMAIALVHQPQLLILDEPTTGLDLEARYDMWELIRKLQSQDITILLTTHLLDEAERLCQKIGILKQGQLLAEGSMAELRQWIPAEEIILVKTDQEAAAIARAQELGFTHRHYGNELAFWLPRSMELKEILANFDGIPLNSISRQPIRLEYIYLEVMHRSLAGTGVRQDGKF, from the coding sequence GTGCTGAAAGTTGACCACCTGACCAAAACTTATAACCAACGAAAAGCTCTGGATGATTTGAGTTTCTCAGTACCAGCAGGGCAGATTTATGGCTTGTTGGGGCCAAATGGATCCGGGAAGACGACCACGATCAATATCATTTGTAATTTGCTGAAGGCCGATCGCGGCTCTGTCCTGATTAACCAGCAACCCCCATCCCCAAAAACGAAGTCCTGGATTGGGGTGGCTCCTCAAGAAACGTTGGTGTACCGCTATCTCACCTGCGCGGAGAACCTCAGTTTTTTTGCCAGCCTATACGGTGTTCGGGGAAAACGAAAGGTTGCACGGATTCAAGCGTGTCTAGAAGCCGTTGGATTGGCAGATCGCACCGATAGTGTGGCTGAAACGCTGAGTGGAGGGATGCAGCGGCGGCTCAGTATGGCGATCGCCCTGGTGCATCAACCCCAACTCCTGATCCTGGATGAGCCTACAACTGGATTGGATTTAGAAGCACGATATGACATGTGGGAATTAATCCGTAAGTTGCAAAGTCAGGACATTACGATACTTCTGACCACTCACTTGCTGGATGAAGCTGAACGGTTATGTCAAAAGATTGGCATTTTGAAACAGGGACAGTTACTGGCGGAAGGCAGCATGGCCGAATTGCGGCAGTGGATTCCGGCTGAAGAAATCATTCTGGTGAAAACCGATCAAGAAGCGGCTGCGATCGCCCGTGCCCAGGAATTAGGTTTCACCCATCGGCATTATGGGAATGAACTCGCCTTCTGGTTGCCGCGATCGATGGAGTTAAAAGAAATTCTGGCGAACTTTGACGGTATTCCCCTGAACTCGATCTCTCGTCAGCCTATTCGCCTGGAATATATTTACCTGGAAGTGATGCACCGCTCATTGGCTGGAACTGGGGTTCGTCAGGATGGCAAATTTTAA
- the atpH gene encoding ATP synthase F1 subunit delta codes for MKEGGVKGEILERYAQALLSLAQDNNILDQVGNDVNSILGVLKESPDLQEFLDNPLIKPADKKAVMNRILGDSVHPYTRNFIQVLVDRRRIMFLEGICKEFQALLRKLNQTVLAEVTSARELTDDQKNSLREKVLAMTGARQVELETHIDPELIGGVVIRIGSQVIDASLRGQLRRLSLRLNTVA; via the coding sequence ATGAAAGAAGGCGGAGTCAAAGGTGAAATTCTGGAGCGCTATGCTCAGGCACTCCTGTCCCTGGCTCAGGACAACAACATTCTGGATCAGGTTGGGAATGATGTTAACTCCATCCTGGGTGTGCTGAAAGAGTCCCCCGACTTGCAAGAGTTTCTGGACAACCCGCTGATCAAGCCAGCCGATAAGAAGGCGGTGATGAATCGGATTTTAGGTGATAGTGTGCATCCCTACACCCGGAATTTTATTCAGGTTCTGGTCGATCGTCGCCGGATTATGTTCCTGGAAGGCATCTGTAAAGAATTCCAGGCCCTGCTGCGGAAGTTGAACCAGACCGTTCTGGCTGAAGTTACGTCGGCGAGAGAGTTGACTGATGATCAGAAGAACAGTCTGCGTGAGAAGGTCTTAGCCATGACCGGAGCGCGGCAGGTGGAACTGGAAACTCACATCGATCCAGAATTAATTGGTGGCGTTGTCATCCGAATTGGCTCCCAGGTGATTGATGCCAGCCTGCGGGGACAACTGCGACGCCTCTCTCTCCGCCTGAACACCGTGGCGTAA
- a CDS encoding flavin prenyltransferase UbiX, producing MSTIRPLILGVTGASGLIYAVRALKFLLQADYAIDLVASRAVYQVWQAEQNVRMPPDPLQQEQFWRQQADVLTGGKLICHPAGDVGATIASGSFKTLGMIVIPCSMSTVAKLAAGLSSDLLERAADVQLKEGRKLVLVPRETPFSLIHLRNLTTLAEAGARIVPAIPAWYHQPQTIEDLVDFVVARALDQVDIDCVPLKRWQGGERE from the coding sequence ATGAGTACCATCCGTCCCCTGATTCTGGGAGTTACAGGAGCGTCCGGCCTCATCTATGCGGTTCGGGCACTCAAATTTCTATTGCAGGCTGATTATGCGATCGACCTGGTTGCATCCAGAGCCGTCTATCAAGTCTGGCAGGCGGAACAGAACGTGCGAATGCCTCCTGATCCGTTGCAACAGGAGCAGTTTTGGCGACAACAGGCTGATGTGCTGACAGGGGGCAAACTGATCTGTCATCCGGCGGGAGATGTAGGAGCGACGATCGCCAGTGGCTCCTTCAAAACTCTGGGCATGATCGTCATCCCCTGCAGCATGAGCACCGTGGCAAAACTCGCCGCTGGCCTCAGTTCGGATTTATTGGAACGGGCGGCAGATGTGCAACTGAAAGAAGGTCGTAAACTGGTGCTCGTTCCTCGCGAAACTCCCTTCAGCCTCATCCATCTCCGCAACCTCACCACCCTGGCCGAAGCCGGAGCACGCATTGTTCCTGCCATTCCCGCCTGGTATCACCAGCCGCAGACGATCGAAGATCTAGTGGATTTTGTCGTAGCCCGCGCCCTAGATCAGGTAGACATCGATTGTGTACCCCTGAAGCGCTGGCAGGGGGGAGAGAGGGAGTAA
- the atpA gene encoding F0F1 ATP synthase subunit alpha, translated as MVSIRPDEISSIIRQQIEQYDQGVKASNVGTVLQVGDGIARIYGLDQVMSSELLEFEDGSIGIALNLEEDDVGAVLMSAGIGIEEGSTVKATGRIAEVPVGEALIGRVVDPLGRPIDGKGEIHTTETRLLESPAPGIISRKSVYEPLQTGITAIDSMIPIGRGQRELIIGDRQTGKTAIAIDTILNQKTENVICVYVAIGQKASTVANIVNNLRERGAMDYTIVVAANANDPASLQYLAPYAGASMAEYFMYKGRHTLVIYDDLSKQAQAYRQMSLLLRRPPGREAYPGDVFYLHSRLLERAAKLSPELGEGSMTALPIVETQAGDVSAYIPTNVISITDGQIFLSSDLFNSGLRPAVNAGISVSRVGSAAQTKAMKKVAGKVKLELAQYDDLQAFAQFASDLDKATQNQLARGQRLREILKQPQYAPLSVAEQVAVIYAGINGYLDDIAVDKVTSFLKGLREYLASSTPQYGEIIREKRELTADAEAILKGAIDEYKKTFAAAA; from the coding sequence ATGGTAAGCATCAGACCCGATGAAATTAGCAGCATTATTCGTCAGCAGATTGAGCAGTACGACCAGGGCGTTAAAGCGTCTAATGTGGGAACCGTACTGCAAGTCGGTGACGGAATTGCCCGGATCTACGGCTTGGATCAGGTGATGTCCAGTGAACTGCTGGAATTTGAAGATGGTTCGATCGGTATCGCCCTCAACCTGGAAGAAGATGATGTGGGGGCGGTGTTAATGAGTGCTGGGATTGGCATTGAAGAAGGCAGCACCGTCAAAGCTACGGGCCGGATTGCCGAAGTTCCTGTCGGTGAAGCGCTGATCGGACGGGTCGTGGATCCCCTCGGTCGTCCGATTGATGGTAAGGGCGAAATTCACACGACCGAAACTCGTTTGCTGGAGTCTCCCGCTCCCGGTATCATTTCCCGAAAGTCTGTGTACGAACCTCTACAAACCGGGATTACGGCTATTGATTCCATGATTCCCATCGGTCGAGGCCAGCGGGAACTGATCATCGGCGATCGGCAGACTGGCAAGACCGCGATCGCGATCGACACCATCCTCAACCAGAAGACCGAAAACGTCATTTGTGTGTATGTAGCGATTGGTCAAAAAGCTTCCACCGTTGCCAACATCGTCAACAACCTGCGGGAACGTGGGGCAATGGACTACACCATTGTGGTTGCCGCGAATGCTAACGACCCCGCTTCGCTGCAATATCTGGCTCCTTATGCCGGGGCTTCCATGGCTGAGTACTTCATGTATAAAGGCAGACACACCCTGGTGATCTACGATGACCTGTCGAAGCAAGCTCAAGCCTACCGTCAAATGTCTTTGCTGCTGCGTCGTCCCCCCGGGCGGGAAGCTTATCCTGGAGACGTGTTCTACCTCCACTCCCGTCTGCTGGAACGGGCCGCCAAGCTGAGTCCTGAATTGGGTGAAGGCAGCATGACGGCACTGCCGATCGTGGAAACCCAGGCTGGTGACGTATCTGCTTACATTCCCACCAACGTGATTTCGATTACGGATGGTCAGATCTTCCTGTCGTCCGACCTGTTCAACTCCGGTTTGCGTCCGGCTGTGAACGCGGGTATCTCCGTATCCCGTGTGGGTTCCGCCGCCCAAACCAAGGCCATGAAAAAAGTGGCCGGTAAGGTGAAGTTGGAACTGGCTCAATACGATGACCTGCAAGCCTTTGCTCAGTTTGCCTCTGACCTGGATAAGGCGACTCAGAACCAACTGGCACGCGGCCAGCGACTGCGGGAAATTTTGAAGCAACCCCAGTATGCTCCGCTGTCGGTTGCGGAACAGGTCGCCGTCATCTATGCCGGAATTAACGGCTATCTGGATGATATTGCGGTGGATAAAGTCACCTCCTTCCTCAAGGGACTGCGGGAATACCTGGCCAGCAGCACTCCTCAATACGGTGAAATTATTCGCGAGAAGCGGGAACTGACGGCTGATGCTGAGGCCATCCTGAAAGGCGCGATCGACGAGTATAAGAAGACGTTCGCGGCGGCTGCTTAA
- a CDS encoding ribonuclease R family protein produces MEFSISALLANFTDDKLVAPKALEKKLDCKDDASIRKLQIALDALEKIGILVKDRGRYRRVSEEGVVEGKLRCSSKGFCFAIQDIEGSEDIYIRESQLNNAWNGDRVLVRVTKEGSRRRSPEGEVRLILERSNPSVLARVKQTDDGFRAVPLDDRLLFELMLQPNGEPVEQAVDQLVHVQVLRYPLGQHPPIGRVARILGGDTDASDVDIVCCKHDLPSEFPAAVEETAADLPTKITKTELKSRLDLRQITTLTIKPDTQPDKRDGLDDAITLEKTESGDWQLGIHIADVAYYVEPDSAIDREAQKRGVSVYLGDKIVPMLPAPITSNLCAFLVGKDRLALSVLVTLDAAGQVLEYEIQPSVIQVDYQLSYQQTQAILERANDENSLSKAELKQFAPILEWIDNLANLSRVLKQQRQQRGAFELNLPEKPLPLDASSKPEHEALFRPKFHYDDEGALGAMVVSPSIPTHTMLAEFMLLANQLVAAHLQALGVPGIYRVHPTPDPDDVQELMKLASSMGIDLHLEQEDTVRPQDYQHFTQKFAESDAERVLTYLLLETLKPAFYSTTPKSHFGLALEDGYTHFTSPVRRYPDLLIQRVLHAVFNEGRDRKTSRAKEVVDLRHSSCHGEISWNVLPPEIHQELEFHFHTVVVHLTERERIAQEAEQDLEGLKKAELMRERTGEIFHGLITGVQSYGLFVEIEELLVEGLVHVSSLKDDWYEYRSRQQTLVGRKNRKQYRLGDRIEVQVKSVDYYRQQIDLLAVGGGSEASEEPEVDEDTDEPADDDEL; encoded by the coding sequence ATGGAATTTTCGATCTCCGCCCTGCTCGCTAACTTTACAGATGATAAATTAGTCGCGCCCAAAGCTTTAGAGAAAAAGCTGGATTGTAAGGATGATGCCAGCATTCGCAAATTGCAGATCGCCCTGGATGCGCTGGAAAAAATTGGCATTCTGGTGAAAGATCGTGGGCGGTATCGCCGGGTTTCGGAAGAAGGCGTGGTGGAAGGAAAACTGCGCTGCTCCAGTAAAGGATTTTGTTTTGCAATCCAGGATATCGAAGGATCGGAAGACATTTATATCCGGGAGAGCCAATTGAACAATGCCTGGAATGGCGATCGGGTGCTGGTGCGAGTCACCAAGGAAGGCAGCCGTCGGCGCAGCCCAGAGGGCGAGGTGCGGTTGATTCTGGAGCGCTCCAATCCGTCTGTATTAGCGCGGGTGAAACAGACCGATGATGGCTTTCGCGCTGTTCCCTTGGACGATCGCCTGTTGTTTGAGTTGATGTTGCAGCCTAACGGTGAGCCAGTCGAGCAGGCCGTGGATCAACTGGTACACGTCCAGGTGTTGCGGTATCCCCTGGGGCAGCATCCTCCCATTGGCCGAGTGGCTCGCATTTTGGGTGGAGACACCGATGCCTCGGATGTGGATATCGTCTGCTGTAAACATGATCTGCCCTCCGAGTTTCCGGCTGCCGTCGAAGAAACTGCCGCTGACCTGCCCACCAAAATCACGAAAACCGAACTGAAAAGTCGGCTGGATCTGCGTCAGATCACTACCCTCACCATCAAGCCTGACACCCAGCCCGACAAACGGGATGGCCTGGATGATGCCATTACCCTGGAAAAAACAGAGTCGGGGGACTGGCAATTGGGCATTCATATCGCCGATGTGGCCTATTATGTGGAGCCGGATTCGGCGATCGATCGGGAAGCTCAGAAGCGGGGAGTGTCCGTTTATCTGGGTGACAAGATTGTTCCTATGCTGCCCGCCCCCATTACCAGCAATCTGTGTGCCTTTTTAGTTGGCAAAGATCGACTGGCCCTCTCGGTCTTAGTGACGCTGGATGCGGCAGGGCAAGTGCTGGAATACGAAATTCAACCCAGTGTGATTCAGGTTGATTATCAACTCAGCTACCAGCAAACCCAGGCCATCCTGGAACGAGCCAATGACGAAAACTCTCTGTCAAAAGCAGAACTGAAACAATTTGCCCCGATTCTGGAGTGGATCGATAACCTGGCTAACCTGAGCCGCGTCCTGAAACAGCAACGTCAGCAGCGGGGAGCCTTTGAACTCAATCTCCCGGAAAAACCTCTGCCCCTGGATGCCAGCAGTAAGCCAGAACATGAGGCATTATTCCGGCCCAAGTTCCACTATGACGATGAGGGGGCGTTAGGTGCCATGGTCGTCTCTCCCTCCATTCCCACTCACACCATGCTGGCCGAGTTCATGTTGCTGGCGAATCAACTGGTCGCTGCTCACTTGCAGGCATTGGGCGTTCCTGGCATCTACCGGGTGCATCCCACTCCTGACCCAGATGATGTGCAGGAGTTGATGAAACTGGCAAGCAGTATGGGCATCGACCTGCACCTGGAACAGGAAGACACTGTGCGGCCCCAAGATTACCAGCACTTTACCCAGAAGTTTGCCGAATCTGATGCCGAGCGTGTCCTGACTTACCTGCTGCTGGAAACTCTCAAGCCTGCCTTTTACAGCACCACTCCCAAATCTCACTTTGGACTGGCGCTGGAGGACGGCTATACCCATTTCACCTCCCCGGTGCGGCGCTATCCCGATCTGTTGATTCAGCGGGTGCTGCACGCCGTCTTTAATGAGGGGCGCGATCGCAAAACCAGCCGTGCCAAAGAAGTGGTCGATCTCCGCCACAGTTCCTGTCATGGTGAAATTAGCTGGAACGTCCTGCCGCCGGAAATCCATCAGGAATTAGAATTTCATTTCCATACCGTGGTCGTGCATCTCACGGAACGGGAACGCATTGCCCAGGAAGCTGAACAGGATCTAGAAGGGCTGAAGAAAGCCGAGTTGATGCGGGAACGCACTGGCGAAATCTTCCACGGTCTGATTACTGGAGTGCAATCCTACGGCCTGTTTGTGGAAATTGAAGAATTGCTGGTGGAAGGACTGGTACACGTCAGTTCCCTGAAAGACGACTGGTACGAATACCGCTCTCGCCAACAAACCCTGGTCGGTCGCAAAAACCGCAAACAGTACCGTCTCGGCGATCGCATCGAAGTTCAGGTGAAGAGTGTGGACTACTATCGCCAGCAAATTGATCTGTTAGCCGTGGGCGGTGGCAGTGAAGCCTCCGAAGAGCCAGAAGTCGATGAGGACACGGACGAGCCTGCCGATGACGATGAACTGTAA
- a CDS encoding plasmid pRiA4b ORF-3 family protein translates to MMSRSTAALCRKRPSPIEKGQSKTWACGITHAIGMVNFLFDSSQNPHISASELYQWFGVSASTGQGKSKLVRDTLKMHQLDPDWCLPSRSQIRCNQAPPEPAQHHVKPPNLNPLKKRSQLVSHLHQPRFRLYMYLYVLDVVLIDGPVTEQFIKKNPQVIRTIEIRGDPTLADLHSAIFKAFDREEEHMYEFQLKGKGPNDPSADRYGLAIALSNDFGSPMAGDVAQTQIGTLGLEVEEPFGYWFDFGDDWWHQVQVTAITAPQPKVKYPQITRRIGASPPQYAEFD, encoded by the coding sequence ATGATGAGTCGATCTACGGCGGCTCTTTGTCGGAAGCGCCCCTCTCCCATCGAGAAGGGCCAATCAAAAACTTGGGCCTGTGGCATTACCCATGCCATTGGGATGGTTAATTTTCTCTTTGACAGTTCTCAAAATCCTCATATTAGTGCCAGTGAACTGTATCAATGGTTTGGTGTCTCTGCCAGCACAGGACAGGGAAAATCCAAACTGGTACGCGATACGCTGAAAATGCACCAGCTTGATCCTGACTGGTGTTTGCCCAGCCGATCGCAGATCAGATGCAACCAGGCTCCTCCCGAACCAGCCCAGCATCACGTAAAACCACCAAACCTGAATCCACTCAAGAAACGCTCCCAACTCGTCAGCCACCTTCACCAGCCGCGCTTCAGGCTCTATATGTATCTATATGTATTGGATGTTGTGTTAATCGATGGCCCTGTCACGGAGCAGTTTATTAAAAAAAATCCTCAAGTCATCCGAACCATAGAAATTCGCGGTGATCCAACCCTGGCAGATCTGCATTCCGCGATCTTTAAGGCGTTCGATCGAGAAGAAGAGCACATGTATGAGTTTCAGTTGAAGGGAAAAGGCCCCAATGATCCCAGCGCCGATCGCTATGGCTTAGCTATAGCCCTGTCAAACGATTTTGGTAGTCCAATGGCTGGAGATGTGGCCCAAACTCAAATTGGAACGTTAGGACTGGAAGTAGAGGAACCGTTTGGTTATTGGTTTGACTTTGGCGATGATTGGTGGCATCAAGTCCAGGTCACAGCAATCACGGCACCGCAGCCTAAGGTCAAATATCCCCAGATTACCCGACGGATTGGAGCTAGCCCACCCCAATATGCCGAATTTGATTGA
- a CDS encoding Uma2 family endonuclease — MTQARVKFTSFEEYLSSSDAMSLEGRYELIDGELIELPPASRLNSTIAVRILLVLLAAGIPVELIHPGKCEVQVPVLQPHDAANRYPDLVVLRPEHLDLTQRRLTITLHMPPPRLIVEVVSPGKTTRDRDYIHNRSQYAAIGVPEYWLVDPVAQTVMVLSLQGEEYQEIGVFGQSDAIASIEFAGLRLAAAQIFN, encoded by the coding sequence ATGACTCAAGCCAGGGTTAAGTTCACCAGTTTTGAGGAGTATCTCTCTTCCAGTGATGCCATGTCTCTGGAAGGACGTTACGAGTTGATTGATGGAGAATTAATCGAATTGCCACCAGCATCCAGACTCAACAGTACCATTGCTGTGCGTATCCTCCTGGTTCTGCTGGCAGCGGGCATCCCGGTTGAACTGATCCATCCCGGCAAATGTGAGGTGCAGGTTCCGGTACTCCAACCCCACGATGCCGCGAATCGTTACCCTGATTTAGTTGTATTGCGACCAGAACACCTGGATCTGACCCAACGGCGACTGACGATCACCCTGCATATGCCTCCCCCCCGTTTGATTGTGGAAGTCGTCAGCCCTGGCAAAACCACTCGAGACAGAGACTATATTCACAACCGATCGCAATATGCTGCGATCGGCGTTCCCGAATACTGGTTGGTTGATCCGGTTGCCCAAACCGTGATGGTGCTGTCGCTACAGGGGGAAGAGTATCAAGAAATTGGCGTGTTTGGTCAGTCAGATGCGATCGCCTCCATCGAATTTGCCGGATTGCGACTAGCCGCAGCACAGATTTTCAACTAA
- a CDS encoding F0F1 ATP synthase subunit gamma, protein MPNLKSIRDRIQSVKNTKKITQAMRLVAAAKVRRAQEQVIATRPFADRLAQVLYGLQSRLRFEEANLPLLRTRDVKTVGLLVISGDRGLCGAYNSNVIRRAENRAQELKADGLDYKFVLVGRKATQYFQRRNQPIEATFTGLEQVPTASEAAQIADALLALFLSDTVDKVELIYTRFVSLISSRPVIQTLLPLDPQGLEAADDEIFRLTTRGGQFQVEREKVTTPTQAFPRDMIFEQDPVQILDALLPLYLNNQLLRALQESAASELASRMTAMSSASDNAAQLIASLTLSYNKARQAAITQEILEVVGGAEALK, encoded by the coding sequence ATGCCTAACCTAAAAAGCATTCGTGACCGGATTCAATCGGTCAAAAACACGAAGAAGATTACTCAGGCGATGCGACTGGTGGCAGCAGCCAAGGTGCGTCGTGCCCAGGAACAGGTGATCGCTACCCGTCCGTTTGCCGATCGCCTTGCTCAGGTACTTTATGGCCTGCAAAGCCGTTTGCGGTTTGAAGAAGCCAACCTGCCCTTGCTGCGAACTCGTGACGTTAAGACTGTCGGGCTGCTGGTGATTTCGGGCGATCGGGGGCTGTGCGGAGCCTACAACTCCAATGTCATCCGACGAGCGGAAAACCGGGCGCAGGAATTGAAAGCCGATGGCCTGGATTACAAGTTCGTGCTGGTGGGACGCAAGGCGACGCAATATTTCCAGCGCCGTAACCAACCCATTGAAGCCACATTTACAGGATTGGAGCAAGTTCCTACAGCCTCAGAAGCGGCTCAAATTGCCGATGCACTGCTGGCGCTGTTTCTGTCGGATACGGTCGATAAAGTGGAGCTAATTTACACCCGATTTGTGTCTCTGATTAGCTCTCGTCCGGTGATTCAAACTCTGCTACCGCTCGATCCACAAGGATTAGAAGCTGCAGATGATGAAATCTTCCGGTTAACAACTCGCGGTGGACAGTTTCAGGTGGAACGGGAAAAGGTAACAACCCCAACGCAGGCATTCCCCAGAGACATGATCTTTGAACAAGATCCGGTTCAGATTCTGGATGCCCTGTTGCCCCTGTACCTGAACAACCAGTTACTGCGTGCTCTGCAAGAATCAGCAGCCAGTGAGTTGGCTTCTCGGATGACGGCGATGAGTAGTGCCAGCGACAACGCGGCTCAGTTGATTGCCTCCCTGACCCTGTCTTATAACAAGGCACGGCAGGCGGCCATTACCCAGGAAATTCTGGAAGTGGTCGGTGGCGCGGAAGCCTTGAAGTAA
- a CDS encoding ABC transporter permease, with protein MKYWTETIAIAQRILTELGRRRRSLIFWAAFPIAVLILNGLIFAERSKTALPEPLTLGQSLERAAPATLVGAALFFSCLGGSVATVVAEREHRTLKRLFLSPLSGISYFLGIGLAHSAIALGQTVLVGGVAIALGARFQGSPLLIAMIILLSILAYVGVGFILGTQLARRTEDVNTLVAAFGVPLLILGGAFVPAFIFPQILLDLAQYNPIYHMNEALTKTVAEGSTLSDIAFHFWFLVGFAVLMVAAGWLSYQRMLRVERRL; from the coding sequence ATGAAGTATTGGACTGAAACGATCGCGATCGCCCAACGAATTCTCACCGAACTGGGACGACGACGGCGCAGCCTGATCTTTTGGGCGGCATTTCCAATCGCTGTCCTGATTCTGAATGGGCTGATTTTTGCAGAACGGTCTAAAACCGCCTTACCGGAACCGCTGACCTTAGGACAGTCACTGGAACGAGCCGCCCCCGCTACCCTGGTCGGAGCCGCCCTCTTCTTCAGTTGTTTAGGGGGCAGTGTGGCAACGGTGGTAGCCGAGCGAGAACATCGCACCTTGAAGCGATTATTTCTCAGTCCCCTGAGTGGAATCTCCTATTTTCTGGGAATTGGTCTGGCTCACAGCGCGATCGCCCTCGGACAGACGGTGTTGGTGGGGGGAGTGGCGATCGCGTTAGGTGCCCGCTTTCAAGGTTCTCCCCTGTTAATTGCCATGATTATTCTGTTAAGTATCCTGGCCTATGTCGGGGTGGGCTTCATTTTGGGAACCCAATTGGCTCGCCGTACTGAGGACGTGAATACGCTGGTGGCTGCCTTTGGAGTGCCATTGTTAATTCTGGGTGGAGCCTTTGTGCCCGCCTTTATCTTCCCCCAAATTCTCTTAGACCTGGCGCAATATAATCCCATCTATCACATGAACGAAGCCCTCACCAAAACCGTTGCGGAAGGCAGCACTCTCTCCGATATTGCCTTTCACTTCTGGTTTCTGGTCGGCTTTGCTGTCCTGATGGTTGCTGCTGGATGGTTGTCTTACCAGCGAATGTTGAGAGTGGAGCGCAGGTTGTGA